Proteins found in one Pagrus major chromosome 20, Pma_NU_1.0 genomic segment:
- the cox11 gene encoding cytochrome c oxidase assembly protein COX11, mitochondrial, giving the protein MLLPLLVRQSLCCPRVLLTRCVRTLRCDAPRTLHSQAERFLQRRLPLRSHAQSRGVKSRSRKSKSQEEEWKNKNKTVLTYIAAAGVGMIGLSYAAVPLYRLYCQASGLGGMAVAGHDTEQVETMEPVKERVIKITFNADRHASMQWNFKPQQTEIFVVPGETALAFYRAKNPTDKAITGISTYNVVPFEAGQYFNKIQCFCFEEQRLNPHEEVDMPVFFYIDPEFDEDPRMARVDTITLSYTFFEAKEGQKLPLPGYSYN; this is encoded by the exons ATGCTGCTCCCCCTCCTGGTGCGTCAGTCCCTCTGCTGCCCTCGCGTGCTGTTAACACGATGTGTCCGGACGCTTCGCTGCGACGCTCCGAGGACGCTGCACTCTCAGGCTGAGCGCTTCCTGCAGCGGAGGCTTCCCCTGCGTTCCCACGCTCAGAGCCGAGGCGTCAAGAGCCGGAGCAGGAAGTCCAAGAGCCAAGAGGAGGAGTggaagaacaagaacaagacgGTGCTGACGTACATCGCCGCCGCCGGGGTGGGGATGATCGGCCTGTCGTACGCTGCGGTGCCGCTCTACAGGCTCTACTGTCAG GCGTCGGGGCTCGGCGGCATGGCGGTGGCCGGCCACGACACAGAGCAGGTGGAGACGATGGAGCCGGTGAAGGAACGCGTCATCAAGATCACCTTCAACGCAGATCGACACGCCAGCATGCAGTGGAACTTCAAACCTCAGCAGACGGAGATCTTT GTGGTTCCAGGTGAGACGGCGCTGGCTTTCTACAGAGCAAAGAACCCCACAGATAAAGCAATCACCGGCATCTCCACCTACAACGTGGTTCCCTTCGAGGCGGGACAGTACTTCAACAAGATCCAG tgtttctgcTTCGAGGAGCAGCGTCTGAACCCTCACGAGGAGGTCGACATGCCCGTCTTCTTCTACATCGACCCGGAGTTCGACGAGGACCCCAGGATGGCCCGAGTGGACACCATCACTCTGTCCTACACCTTCTTCGAGGCCAAGGAGGGTCAGAAACTACCTCTGCCCGGATACAGCTACAACTGA
- the LOC141015781 gene encoding chromobox protein homolog 2-like, producing the protein MEGVTVGQVFDAECILSKRPRKGKFEYLVKWRGWSSKHNSWEPEENILDPRLLAAFHKREQERELLFQKKGKRPRGRPRKILPPAPAATKDSRSSSSSSSGLSSSPSSSSSEDEDHSKKAKPGPRVHPVPQKRPQMVLAKPDPPRKKKRGRKPLHPDLRALRQAKSRPPPPSPPPSPPPPPPPPPPRHHQVLRQPREEPRPGVKKPLQPASFTYTGLSRSCRDEAASASQTSTSSFSQTAASKSGSLSCIWTSRSMSPSSGSSSYNKTGPSPQSKNSVSELKRSISESGSSRGDGFKVSPLKQGGGSGSLGLHGGFGGGQTVQRSPLGPRRQEGVGGQAGLSQHKQQNLSKPSSSPTPRDRANQALSLRALNLQSVSKPPGGSNTSGAGAVASRSSLRSGGSIVVKGAMGIMKETRTSAGGQRPGVAAGGAGEQGRFREDRKEMLSGGRHEERKHGLSSQSRSLNELSTGDSDESSSSESEHGAALYPNNSRPSLGNDATESDTETDWRPARSLLEHVFVTDVTANFITVTVKESPTSVGFFNSRNH; encoded by the exons ATGGAGGGGGTCACGGTCGGACAGGTATTTGATGCGGAATGCATCCTCAGCAAACGGCCGAGAAAG GGCAAGTTCGAGTATCTGGTGAAGTGGAGAGGGTGGTCGTCTAA GCACAACAGCTGGGAGCCCGAGGAGAACATCCTGGACCCGAGGCTGCTGGCAGCGTTTCacaagag agagcaggagagggagcTTCTGTTCCAGAAGAAGGGAAAGAGGCCGCGAGGACGACCGCGGAAGATTCTG CCGCCTGCTCCTGCTGCTACAAAAGACAGccgctcctcgtcctcctcttcctccggcCTCTCAtcatccccctcctcctcttcctcagaggatgaagatCACTCAAAGAAGGCGAAGCCCGGCCCTCGGGTCCACCCGGTCCCCCAGAAGAGGCCTCAGATGGTGCTGGCCAAACCAGATCCTCCACGCAAGAAGAAGCGCGGGAGGAAGCCGCTCCACCCTGACCTGAGGGCTTTAAGACAGGCGAAGAGCAgacctcctccaccttctcctcctccatctcctcctcctcctcctccacctccacctcctcgccACCACCAGGTGCTCAGACAGCCCAGGGAGGAGCCTCGGCCCGGGGTGAAGAAACCCCTGCAGCCGGCCAGCTTCACCTACACCGGGCTGagcaggagctgcagagacgaGGCTGCCTCCGCCTCCCAGACCTCCACCAGCTCCTTCTCCCAGACAGCCGCCTCCAAGTCCGGATCCCTCAGTTGCATCTGGACCAGTCGCTCCATGTCTCCGTCCTCCGGCTCCTCCTCCTACAACAAAACCGGTCCGTCCCCTCAAAGTAAGAACTCTGTGTCCGAGCTGAAGCGCTCCATCTCAGAgagcggcagcagcagaggagacggcTTCAAGGTGTCTCCTCTGAAACAGGGTGGAGGTTCGGGGTCGTTGGGTCTGCACGGCGGCTTCGGGGGAGGTCAGACAGTCCAGCGCTCCCCGCTGGGCCCGCGGAGGCAGGAGGGTGTCGGAGGTCAGGCCGGGTTGAGTCAACACAAGCAGCAGAACCTCTCCAAACCATCGTCCTCACCGACGCCTCGAGACCGAGCCAATCAGGCTCTCAGCCTCCGAGCGCTCAACCTGCAGAGCGTCAGCAAGCCACCAGGTGGCAGCAACACGAGCGGCGCCGGAGCAGTAGCGTCCAGGTCGAGCCTAAGGAGCGGCGGCAGCATCGTGGTCAAAGGAGCGATGGGGATCATGAAAGAGACTCGAACATCAGCGGGGGGGCAGCGCCCCGGCGTGGCAGCAGGAGGCGCCGGAGAGCAGGGGAGGTtcagagaggacaggaaggaGATGTTGTCCGGCGGGAGGCACGAGGAGAGGAAACACGGGCTCAGCTCTCAGAGCCGGAGTCTGAACGAGCTCAGCACCGGCGACTCTGacgagagcagcagcagcgaatCGGAGCACGGCGCCGCCCTGTATCCAAACAACAGCAGGCCCAGCCTCGGCAACGACGCCACGGAGTCTGACACGGAAACGGACTGGCGGCCGGCCCGGAGCCTCCTAGAGCACGTGTTCGTCACCGACGTCACAGCCAACTTCATCACGGTGACGGTGAAGGAGTCGCCGACCAGCGTGGGATTCTTCAACTCGCGGAATCACTGA
- the nog3 gene encoding noggin-3, which yields MDCGVSALPEEMDNSWYLLALCVLVLSLGFGVEVGMCQHYYLLRPLPSDSLPIVELKEDPDPVLDPREKDLNETELRSALGSHFDPHFMSVSPPEDRYAGSEDGSEAELRQKLSAAMPKEIRAMEFEVQPGKKQKPSKKLRRRLQLWLWSYAFCPVVYAWNDLGSRFWPRYVKVGSCYNKRSCSVPEGMFCKPAKSTHFTILRWRCLQKKGGLKCAWIPVQYPVISECKCSCQN from the exons ATGGACTGTGGGGTCTCCGCTCTCCCG gaggagatggataACTCCTGGTACCTCCTGGCTCTGTGTGTGCTCGTGCTCTCTCTGGGCTTCGGGGTCGAGGTGGGCATGTGCCAACACTACTACCTGCTGCGTCCCCTTCCCAGTGACTCTCTGCCCATAGTGGAGCTAAAAGAGGACCCGGACCCGGTGCTGGACCCCCGGGAGAAGGACCTGAACGAGACGGAGCTGAGGAGCGCTCTGGGCAGCCACTTCGACCCGCACTTCATGTCCGTCTCCCCGCCGGAGGACAGGTACGCGGGGAGCGAGGACGGCAGCGAGGCGGAGCTGCGGCAGAAGCTCTCGGCAGCGATGCCCAAAGAGATCCGGGCCATGGAGTTCGAGGTGCAGCCCGGCAAGAAGCAGAAGCCGAGTAAAAAGCTGCggaggaggctgcagctgtGGCTGTGGTCCTACGCCTTCTGCCCGGTGGTTTACGCATGGAACGACCTGGGCAGCAGGTTCTGGCCGCGCTACGTGAAGGTGGGGAGCTGCTACAATAAGCGGTCCTGTTCGGTCCCTGAAGGGATGTTCTGCAAGCCGGCCAAATCGACTCACTTTACGATCCTGCGATGGCGCTGCCTGCAGAAAAAGGGGGGTCTGAAATGCGCCTGGATACCAGTTCAGTACCCGGTGATATCAGAGTGTAAGTGCTCCTGCCAGAACTGA